Proteins from one Pochonia chlamydosporia 170 chromosome Unknown PCv3seq00021, whole genome shotgun sequence genomic window:
- a CDS encoding transposase-like protein (similar to Beauveria bassiana ARSEF 2860 XP_008603001.1), with protein MRRIVDSLTFEGSGRSFATNHRNKWLQSGYKRVAKLGKEKLWREGKGKGKGWRQAEVVEYPALLQRFKLCRLCHEKRSYSTALYASSGTAHAARHLVRQHQIVEFGDRSPCLATPFTIAAKSASSSVRPLPRQTSLGFQLASHFDERSWKSRFVDWVILEDVTFRQASSERLRWLITNGGEVASQLLPEHHTTDAKSCVHLSFDLWTASNGFHYIGVLGHFVDSQGKKRDVLLGLPRLVGPHSGENMASYIKEVIEKYEIGSKLGYFMLDNAESNDTCLETLARWFPMDTSRRRLRCVGHIINLVVRAVIFGSNVSKFEAELRGATDEFSFEIWARKGAIGRLHNLSTYIRRTDQRRQVLRRLQTELAGDDAIFTLEIVVDGKTRWNSIYDMINRALELRSAIELYQSRWQKPKHDPVHRDLTKDFLNAADWAELERFRDFLKPFYILTKTMEGNANNPEAEGGHGAVWETLKTMDYLFVKFKQAAEETQFEEPSHVKSGIDCGWTKLEDYYLKTDRTPVYRAALALHPSYGYDYFERHWKIVMDKPLWYSDMQSAVGSMFDEYVRQADVETQAQVDIFDDEADEIEADINDYSSFGKWSIRSLNTQRKKVKATSELDLFQTRPIYPQDLDVANPLEWWNQHQLEYPVLYRMALDLFSIPGMSAECERVFSQTKKMITDERNQLAPEVVEADQLQKHWLMRGLVA; from the exons ATGAGGCGGATTGTGGACAGCTTGACGTTTGAAGGTTCAGGCCGGTCGTTCGCGACGAATCACAGAAACAAATGGCTGCAATCGGGCTATAAGCGAGTGGCGAAGCTGGGAAAAGAAAAGCTCTGGCGCGAaggcaagggcaagggcaagggctGGAGGCAAGCCGAAGTGGTGGAGTATCCCGCGCTGCTGCAACGATTTAAGCTTTGCAGGCTCTGCCACGAAAAAAGGAGTTATTCGACGGCTTTGTACGCCTCCTCTGGGACAGCTCATGCCGCGAGACACCTAGTCCGTCAGCACCAGATCGTTGAATTTGGTGACAGGAGTCCATGCTTGGCGACTCCGTTCACCATAGCGGCCAAATCCGCGTCCTCTTCTGTACGCCCTTTGCCGCGACAGACTAGTCTAGGCTTTCAGCTCGCCTCCCACTTTGACGAAAGGTCATGGAAATCTCGTTTCGTGGACTGGGTCATCCTAGAGGATGTCACCTTCCGACAAGCATCAAGCGAGCGGCTACGGTGGTTGATTACGAACGGCGGGGAGGTTGCGAGTCAGCTACTTCCCGAGCATCACACAACA GACGCAAAGAGTTGCGTCCACCTTAGCTTTGATCTCTGGACTGCTTCCAACGGGTTCCACTACATTGGCGTTCTTGGCCACTTTGTGGATAGCCAGGGCAAAAAACGTGATGTCCTTCTTGGACTGCCGCGCCTAGTTGGGCCACACTCTGGTGAGAATATGGCCTCGTATATCAAGGAGGTAATCGAGAAATACGAAATAGGTTCCAAACTCGGATATTTCATGCTTGATAATGCCGAAAGTAACGACACTTGCCTAGAGACGCTTGCGAGGTGGTTCCCAATGGACACGAGCCGGCGTCGACTGCGTTGCGTAGGCCACATTATCAATCTGGTTGTCCGCGCTGTCATCTTTGGGTCAAACGTCAGTAAGTTCGAGGCGGAGCTTCGTGGGGCTACGGACGAATTTAGTTTCGAGATTTGGGCCAGGAAGGGGGCTATCGGCAGACTCCACAACCTTTCCACCTATATCCGACGGACGGACCAGCGACGACAGGTGCTTCGGCGTTTACAGACCGAGCTCGCCGGGGACGACGCAATATTTACATTGGagattgttgttgatggcaagacaCGCTGGAACTCCATTTACGATATGATCAATCGTG CACTGGAATTGCGCAGTGCCATAGAGCTCTATCAATCTCGCTGGCAAAAGCCCAAACATGATCCCGTCCACCGTGACTTAACTAAGGATTTTCTCAACGCTGCGGATTGGGCTGAACTAGAGCGCTTCCGTGACTTCCTAAAGCCGTTTTACATCCTTACGAAGACGATGGAGGGTAACGCCAACAATCCAGAGGCAGAGGGCGGGCATGGTGCGGTGTGGGAGACCCTTAAGACAATGGACTATTTGTTCGTCAAATTTAAACAGGCCGCGGAGGAAACTCAGTTCGAGGAGCCGTCCCATGTTAAGTCGGGAATTGATTGCGGATGGACGAAGCTTGAAGACTATTACCTCAAAACGGACCGTACGCCAGTCTACCGAGCGGCATTAGCGCTTCACCCATCTTATGGGTATGACTACTTTGAGAGGCACTGGAAAATTGTGATGGATAAGCCGTTGTGGTACAGCGACATGCAGTCTGCTGTGGGTAGCATGTTCGATGAATATGTACGACAGGCTGACGTCGAAACCCAAGCTCAAGTGGATATTTTTGACGACGAAGCTGATGAGATCGAAGCCGATATTAATGACTACAGTTCATTTGGGAAATGGTCAATCCGCTCTTTGAATACACAGCgaaagaaggtcaaggcaaCTAGCGAGCTTGATCTATTCCAGACACGGCCAATTTACCCCCAAGATCTCGACGTTGCCAACCCTCTTGAATGGTGGAACCAACATCAGTTGGAATATCCAGTTTTGTATCGAATGGCGCTCGACCTGTTCTCAATTCCTGGCATGAGTGCTGAATGTGAGAGGGTGTTCAGTCAGACAAAAAAGATGATCACGGATGAGCGCAATCAGCTAGCGCCTGAGGTGGTTGAGGCGGATCAACTCCAAAAGCACTGGCTAATGAGAGGGCTGGTAGCGTAG
- a CDS encoding serine/threonine protein phosphatase 2A (similar to Fusarium graminearum PH-1 XP_011324500.1) → MQQDLRKLPGFHEVSSNQWPALFKAKIDQCNVIFDFTDITCDVKSKDIKRLALYELRDHVASKEHVLANSIYEQVVDMFGRNVFRTIQPPTYRQPELFDVEDEPTLEVAWPHIKAVYELFLGVMESHDFDIKTARAYIDQNFVLQLLQLFDSEDPRERGLLKATLYDRFLSLRCFIRQSINQMLLQFIYESERFNGVAEFLEILGTIVYDLVMPLNEEYKTVLTRVLLPLHKPTILSNSVANRPTDPDRPLRSVGLALSRLPVCRSRTV, encoded by the coding sequence ATGCAGCAAGATCTCAGGAAGCTCCCAGGCTTCCACGAGGTGTCCTCGAACCAATGGCCGGCGCTGTTCAAAGCAAAGATCGACCAGTGCAATGTCATATTTGACTTTACCGATATAACTtgtgatgtcaagtccaaaGACATCAAGCGACTTGCCTTGTATGAGCTAAGGGACCACGTTGCTAGCAAAGAGCATGTCCTAGCAAACTCCATCTACGAGCAAGTCGTCGACATGTTCGGCAGAAACGTTTTTCGAACAATACAGCCACCAACATACCGCCAGCCCGAACTCTTCGATGTTGAGGACGAGCCAACTCTGGAGGTTGCTTGGCCACACATTAAGGCAGTATATGAATTATTCCTGGGGGTCATGGAGAGTCATGATTTCGACATCAAGACGGCTAGGGCGTACATCGACCAAAACTTCGTGCTCCAGCTCTTGCAACTTTTTGATTCTGAAGATCCCCGTGAGCGAGGTTTGTTAAAGGCCACGCTATATGACAGGTTCCTCAGCCTACGATGCTTCATCCGAcaatccatcaaccagaTGCTCCTTCAGTTTATCTACGAATCCGAGAGGTTCAACGGTGTTGCTGAATTTCTCGAAATCCTTGGCACCATCGTATACGACCTCGTCATGCCTTTGAACGAGGAGTATAAAACCGTCCTAACCCGCGTTTTGCTACCACTGCACAAGCCTACGATACTTAGTAACAGTGTGGCTAACAGACCGACAGACCCAGACCGGCCCCTTCGGTCTGTCGGTCTGGCCTTGTCGAGGCTCCCGGTCTGTCGGTCTAGGACTGTCTGA